The proteins below come from a single Elgaria multicarinata webbii isolate HBS135686 ecotype San Diego chromosome 11, rElgMul1.1.pri, whole genome shotgun sequence genomic window:
- the RNASEK gene encoding ribonuclease kappa has protein sequence MVSLLCCGPKMAACGIVLSAWGVIMLVLLGIFFNVHSAVLIEDVPTTDEDFQGGPDKIYALYNQVSYNCFIAAGLYVLLGFFSFCQVRLNKRKEYMVR, from the exons ATGGTTTCCCTGCTCTGCTGCGGGCCGAAGATGGCCGCTTGCGGGATCGTGCTCAGCGCTTGGGGGGTCATCATGCTG gtTCTGCTGGGGATCTTCTTCAACGTGCATTCGGCTGTACTCATTGAAGACGTGCCCACCACAGATGAGGACTTTCA AGGCGGACCGGACAAGATCTACGCGCTCTACAACCAAGTCAGCTACAACTGCTTCATCGCCGCCGGGCTCTACGTCCTCCTGGGGTTCTTCTCGTTCTGCCAAGTGCGCCTCAACAAGCGGAAGGAGTACATGGTCCGCTAG